One region of Bacteroidota bacterium genomic DNA includes:
- a CDS encoding T9SS type A sorting domain-containing protein codes for MKKFFLLPLAVFLFSQLVFAQQKKHSPFFEKIQSKSEKVRQGESVQVRTLSLSHSLTSSLSPFRAGATSLPTPNSIWQPGKRIESRWDTISSSWMFNDSVLSSYNINGDVTLEETYSSSGLFWQTIYTYNANAKLTQLLGQYWNGSAWDNMSRTNYSYDANNNLIQETIQNWNTSLSSWDNFYQQLSAYDINNNPIQYIGQNWNTTTSSWDNSWKENDTYNVNNQLIQYIGQNWNTTTSSWDNSWKEDLTYSSGVIISAIDYSWNVTTWDIDTQYINIVWYQWTGDLNTSLIQSYTAQIWNGASWDNDYRDTYTYDAQANNTDYLSEVWQTSAWVTDYEYKNIFAYDANNNITQDIIQDWVQWLMAVRNYWRIDYSNYTLYSAIDESSSANGNILIYPNPSNGVFNVQMSGFENVQMNNIEVYNVMGEKMYSEKILNPKSLILNLAVPNGIYFLQLHPVGYLSNGVKTNAGVAIKKLVISH; via the coding sequence ATGAAAAAATTCTTCCTTCTTCCGCTTGCAGTTTTTTTATTCTCTCAATTAGTTTTCGCACAGCAAAAAAAACATTCTCCTTTCTTTGAGAAAATTCAAAGCAAAAGTGAGAAAGTGAGACAAGGAGAAAGTGTGCAGGTGCGCACTCTCTCACTTTCCCACTCTCTCACCAGTTCACTTTCTCCCTTTAGGGCAGGGGCAACTTCTCTTCCCACTCCCAACTCCATCTGGCAGCCGGGCAAAAGAATTGAATCAAGATGGGATACCATCAGCAGTTCATGGATGTTTAACGACAGCGTTCTTTCATCCTACAACATCAACGGAGATGTTACACTCGAAGAGACCTATTCCTCTTCGGGACTTTTCTGGCAAACCATTTATACTTACAATGCAAATGCAAAACTGACTCAGCTACTTGGGCAATACTGGAATGGCAGCGCTTGGGATAATATGTCGAGAACTAATTATTCTTACGATGCAAACAATAACCTGATTCAGGAAACAATACAAAACTGGAACACCTCGCTCAGCAGTTGGGATAATTTTTACCAGCAACTTTCTGCTTACGATATAAACAACAATCCGATTCAATATATCGGTCAGAATTGGAATACTACCACCAGCAGTTGGGATAATTCATGGAAAGAGAACGACACGTATAATGTAAATAATCAGTTGATACAGTATATCGGTCAGAATTGGAATACTACCACCAGCAGTTGGGATAATTCATGGAAAGAGGACTTAACTTACAGCAGCGGAGTAATAATTTCTGCTATTGATTATTCATGGAATGTCACCACTTGGGATATTGACACTCAATACATAAACATTGTTTGGTATCAATGGACAGGCGATTTAAACACTTCACTCATCCAAAGTTATACTGCACAGATATGGAATGGCGCTTCCTGGGATAATGATTATCGCGACACCTACACCTACGATGCGCAGGCAAACAATACTGACTACTTATCTGAAGTATGGCAAACCAGCGCATGGGTTACCGACTATGAATACAAAAACATCTTTGCTTATGATGCCAATAATAATATTACACAGGATATAATACAAGATTGGGTGCAATGGCTGATGGCTGTAAGAAATTACTGGAGAATTGACTACAGCAATTATACTTTGTACTCAGCGATTGATGAAAGCTCATCGGCAAATGGTAATATTCTCATTTATCCTAATCCCAGCAACGGAGTTTTCAATGTGCAGATGAGCGGATTTGAAAATGTGCAGATGAACAACATTGAAGTTTACAATGTAATGGGAGAGAAAATGTATTCCGAAAAAATCCTTAACCCTAAATCCTTAATCCTTAATCTTGCTGTTCCGAATGGAATTTATTTTCTTCAACTTCACCCCGTAGGATATTTATCCAACGGGGTAAAAACAAACGCAGGAGTTGCAATAAAGAAATTAGTCATTAGTCATTAA
- a CDS encoding type IV toxin-antitoxin system AbiEi family antitoxin domain-containing protein, with amino-acid sequence MTQDPLKITLLKQAFTGANHFTAAEVRRFYVHYELHVPDETLRSRVYRLVKMGVLHRIGQGMYRLGQETIFIPTITPLTKKIYTTIHEKFPYASTCIWHTSTLNEFMVHQPGIFNLIVEVDKDASESVFYFIKEKYKNVYLNPGAEIFHNYIAGKRESIIVKNLISESPIQDIYEVMSPAIEKILVDIYCDKVIYSTFQGKEMQNIFENAFEKYTVNLSTLHRYAFRRGKQEEIDAYIQHLKLGVIH; translated from the coding sequence ATGACACAGGATCCGCTTAAAATAACACTATTAAAACAGGCGTTTACCGGAGCTAATCATTTTACTGCGGCAGAGGTAAGGAGGTTTTATGTGCATTACGAACTTCATGTTCCTGATGAAACACTCCGTTCGAGAGTTTACCGCCTTGTAAAAATGGGAGTGTTGCATAGAATTGGGCAAGGCATGTACCGTTTAGGTCAGGAAACTATTTTTATTCCCACCATCACTCCTCTGACAAAAAAGATTTACACTACTATACATGAAAAATTTCCTTATGCCAGTACATGCATTTGGCATACTTCAACTCTTAACGAGTTTATGGTTCATCAGCCGGGGATATTTAATCTGATAGTGGAGGTTGATAAAGATGCATCGGAATCCGTTTTCTATTTCATAAAAGAAAAATACAAAAATGTTTATCTGAATCCCGGAGCAGAAATATTTCATAATTATATAGCGGGGAAAAGGGAATCAATAATTGTAAAAAATCTTATCTCGGAATCTCCCATACAGGATATTTATGAGGTAATGAGCCCGGCTATCGAAAAAATACTGGTAGATATTTATTGTGATAAGGTGATATATTCAACTTTTCAAGGGAAGGAAATGCAAAATATTTTCGAGAATGCATTTGAGAAATATACCGTAAACCTCAGCACACTCCATCGTTACGCATTCAGGCGAGGGAAGCAAGAAGAAATAGATGCCTATATTCAACACCTGAAATTAGGGGTGATTCACTAA
- a CDS encoding nucleotidyl transferase AbiEii/AbiGii toxin family protein, with protein MIHKESHTSNWIKKVAKAHNNADEILVEKVIRALTLLEGLKESGLDFIFKGGTALMLLLPEIKRLSIDIDIIMDKKPENLEKLFEKLIKEKEFTGFKEQERKTKSKISKAHYKFFYSPVTNTRAKEEYVLLDILFEKNPYGKLLKETEIKSPFIKTDGKKLTTRIPAEEAILGDKLTAYAPNTTGVRYNSEKEIEIIKQLYDIGNLFDQINNMASVKSIFNQIGKTELAYRELTELTHESILEDIYQTSLCLSLRGQDGQGNFSELQTGIQNIVNFIISENFHIEKAITHASKAAYLSVLIKKDIAEIKRYGSPADITEIIIASPFNTKLNKLKKSNPEAFFYWYHATSLLKP; from the coding sequence ATGATACATAAAGAAAGCCATACGTCCAATTGGATTAAAAAAGTCGCAAAAGCGCATAATAATGCTGACGAAATTCTTGTAGAGAAAGTAATTCGCGCGTTAACATTATTGGAAGGATTAAAAGAATCCGGGCTTGATTTTATTTTCAAAGGAGGTACTGCATTAATGTTATTGCTTCCTGAGATAAAAAGATTATCGATTGACATTGATATTATCATGGATAAGAAGCCGGAAAACCTTGAAAAATTATTTGAGAAACTTATTAAGGAAAAAGAATTTACCGGATTCAAAGAGCAGGAAAGAAAAACCAAATCAAAAATCAGCAAAGCGCATTACAAATTCTTCTATTCTCCGGTGACAAATACCCGCGCAAAGGAAGAGTATGTACTTCTTGATATTCTATTTGAAAAAAATCCTTATGGCAAATTGCTCAAGGAAACAGAAATAAAATCGCCATTCATTAAAACCGATGGCAAAAAATTAACCACAAGAATCCCTGCTGAAGAAGCGATTCTTGGAGACAAGTTGACGGCTTATGCTCCTAATACAACCGGGGTAAGATATAATTCAGAAAAAGAAATTGAAATCATAAAGCAGTTGTATGACATAGGCAATTTGTTTGATCAGATAAACAATATGGCAAGTGTAAAAAGTATTTTTAATCAAATCGGGAAAACAGAACTTGCCTATCGTGAGCTTACTGAACTTACACACGAATCCATTCTTGAAGATATTTATCAAACCTCCTTATGCCTGAGTCTGCGCGGGCAGGATGGGCAAGGAAATTTTTCCGAACTGCAAACGGGAATTCAAAACATAGTGAACTTTATTATTTCGGAAAACTTTCATATTGAAAAGGCGATAACCCATGCATCAAAAGCAGCATACCTGTCGGTTCTAATCAAGAAGGATATAGCAGAGATCAAACGTTACGGTTCGCCAGCAGATATTACTGAAATTATAATTGCATCCCCATTTAATACGAAACTAAACAAGCTCAAAAAATCCAACCCGGAGGCTTTCTTTTACTGGTATCATGCTACTTCATTGCTTAAACCCTAA
- a CDS encoding Fic family protein, protein MSGGSLEYGYQKLEWLAEEIEAKKIEFNNNDLTEQQRKIVVNEITSLQKELRVLAQRAKNLEWWLSGDDGDKEYFESIQQRPSSEDKELYDVISDYAKSFNLLQRYDSNNLQAETNGNVTYEINYNDAVTAIAELKKYLFTKKETSSLFANQKDDSFKGILGNIVQSFNGEYLYRSIEEQAAHLLYFIIKNHPFSDGNKRIGAFLFIWFLEKNKYRFKSNGELKINDNALVAVALLVAQSNPNEKELMIQLIASLLAGK, encoded by the coding sequence ATGAGCGGGGGAAGTTTAGAATACGGATATCAAAAATTAGAATGGCTTGCTGAAGAAATAGAAGCAAAGAAAATAGAATTTAATAATAACGACCTTACCGAGCAGCAGAGAAAAATAGTAGTTAATGAAATAACTTCTTTACAAAAGGAATTGCGAGTTCTTGCTCAGCGAGCGAAAAATCTTGAATGGTGGCTTTCAGGCGATGATGGGGATAAAGAATATTTTGAATCCATTCAGCAAAGACCATCAAGTGAAGACAAAGAATTGTACGATGTTATTTCTGATTATGCTAAAAGCTTTAATTTACTTCAGCGATATGACAGCAATAATTTACAGGCAGAAACCAACGGCAATGTCACATATGAAATAAATTACAATGATGCTGTTACTGCCATTGCAGAATTGAAAAAATATCTCTTTACAAAAAAGGAAACCTCATCTTTATTTGCTAATCAAAAGGACGATAGTTTCAAAGGGATTTTAGGAAATATCGTACAAAGTTTTAACGGAGAATATTTATATCGCTCTATCGAAGAACAAGCAGCGCACCTTTTATATTTCATTATTAAAAACCACCCATTCTCTGATGGAAATAAACGAATCGGAGCATTTTTATTTATTTGGTTCCTTGAAAAAAACAAATATCGTTTTAAATCCAATGGCGAGTTAAAAATAAATGATAATGCTTTAGTAGCAGTAGCATTGCTCGTGGCGCAAAGCAATCCAAATGAAAAAGAGTTGATGATACAACTTATCGCAAGTTTATTAGCTGGCAAATAG